In Gallus gallus isolate bGalGal1 chromosome Z, bGalGal1.mat.broiler.GRCg7b, whole genome shotgun sequence, one DNA window encodes the following:
- the LOC121108314 gene encoding maestro heat-like repeat-containing protein family member 2B: protein MAGSSPGRRAKQNVTDPCPQGDRAQAYCELEHVLWEDDSRPPCGVLNRLLAEVSQDLTAAQGVPDSMRMAASNVLVALARTHFTLVMAELQGHLKATGEMSKEFVLVTLSKLFTNYAPQCISFVWLTLAGLRSVVGWVRGGRTLRIACAVVKQLLEGVKVHLCSGKQCPWPAVEIEQIYKSLYQLLCSVLRNWQDCQEEKDKQAVLGAVATMMAVLLQEELLREHVWEQLLWLGHLYQEVQDTCRGTKSLNIFLEALEGVQSVIPRDKFLAITSAVFYQLSDDTKECSEADRAELTHCILLQARICPEETVLFLQSQLGADREAGCVAALGLLGALARSDEPMMTEKLPQVMEAVQCLCSDPRTQVRRAILHFIKDVLSANAQSCSAWDVVGHIFSEFSRTTGRRAAGDLSAQEAREEGALQELCVDILGSLDVSVRGMSKLLWPRLLLYVVPAQYTGMLIPVSRCVQALAEGGDPMVREIEELDPHFLSSMFQGPLLTPQTLLARLLVVAGSPFAGSELQAAALRLMQNLHSKIHRAVGAMWAAEIPLLLQCLEGKDESFPDSAEWEQRLLKFLRASLDTLEDEAWTKGLSCELSRWLSSSPSSSGEKSFLYKALGTVLGACKEVLHIQEKLLQHLEGANAEEPSEAQGMISLLSHAAESNFHTALDTLTMFASRLCKGQNGRISRRKKMELDSRRAQATRSALILAHGSLALRASKEQLLARLEGDIVGNILLLYSCSCRDLQNTLALLQSITDFSSAFQAVGDSACFNPSLKGKLLEILTELLKKYYLGTPVSPVPLKVVLALEQLSKLKPSLATKDMCDILILCCKTVVLHPSAEMMLKIRKSQQAAQYLQLLQTSLKALGRLMVVLLDTETSGFFQNIVHRSMSSDNMWERKRALQICSQLLAACEELRRGDACKHFGSLVGLLAPLTCDPMPTSRQLAVTCLSSLLRIQAKATNGGIETGDIGSLCEGLNDCSTVCQLRTSSKIARIVYRNFPLEHTIDFMMAIKDTFQKAKGMRVRAAGRWMITFLHMYGEDICRDVPLITYILRSCMSSPQRSMFTPFLSQALVILIRCHADVTINSFFPAALSPQTVRHEGE from the exons ATGGCGGGCAGCTCCCCGGGAAGAAGGGCAAAGCAAAACGTGACTGATCCCTGTCCCCAGGGTGACCGAGCGCAGGCGTACTGCGAGCTGGAGCACGTCCTATGGGAAGATGACAGCCGCCCGCCGTGCGGAGTGCTGAAccggctgctggctgaggtgtcCCAGGACCTGACAGCAGCCCAG GGCGTGCCAGACAGCATGAGGATGGCTGCCAGCAATGTCCTGGTGGCTCTGGCCCGGACACACTTCACCTTGGTGATGGCCGAGCTCCAGGGCCACCTGAAGGCCACGGGGGAGATGTCCAAGGAGTTTGTGCTCGTCACCCTGAGCAAACTGTTCACCAACTACG ctccacagtgcatcTCCTTCGTATGGCTGACACTGGCCGGCCTGCGCAGTGTGGTGGGCTGGGTGAGAGGCGGCCGGACCCTGCGCATCGCTTGTGCTG tTGTGAAACAATTGCTGGAAGGAGTCAAGGTTCACTTGTGCTCTGGAAAGCAATGCCCCTGGCCTGCCGTGGAGATCGAGCAGATCTACAAGAGTCTTtaccagctcctctgctctgtgctgcggAACTGGCAGGATTGCCAGGAGGAAaag gacaaacaggcCGTCCTCGGGGCTGTGGCTACCATGATGGCTGTCCTCCTGCAAGAGGAGCTGCTCCGAGAGCACGTTtgggagcagctgctctggCTCGGGCACCTGTATCAGGAGGTCCAAGACACCTGCAGGGGGACCAAG AGCCTCAATATCTTCCTGGAGGCCTTAGAGGGAGTTCAATCTGTCATCCCTAGGGACAAGTTTCTGGCCATCACCAGTGCTGTGTTCTACCAG ctctctgacGACACCAAGGAGTGCAGCGAGGCTGACAGAGCAGAACTGAcccactgcatcctgctgcagg CCCGGATCTGCCCGGAGGAAACGGTCCTGTTTCTGCAGTCGCAGCTGGGTGCTGACAGGGAGGCTGGATGCGTGGCAGCCCTGGGTCTGCTCGGTGCTCTGGCTCGCTCTGATG AGCCCATGATGACAGAGAAGCTGCCCCAGGTCATGGAGGCTGTACAGTGTCTGTGCAGCGACCCCAGGACCCAG GTGAGGAGGGCCATTCTGCACTTCATCAAGGATGTGCTCAGCGCTAACGCCCAGAGCTGCTCCgcctgggatgtggtggggcaCATCTTCAGTGAGTTCAGCCGCACCACGGGAAGAAGG gcagctggagacCTTTCTGCCCAGGAAGCCCGGGAAGAAGGAGCTCTCCAAGAGCTGTGCGTGGACATCCTGGGGTCACTGGATGTCTCTGTGAGAGGGATGAGCAAA CTCCTGTGGCCACGGCTGCTGCTGTACGTGGTGCCAGCCCAGTACACCGGCATGCTGATCCCGGTCTCCCGCTGTGTCCAAGCGCTGGCTGAGGGAGGGGACCCGATGGTGCGGGAGATAGAAGAACTGGACCcccatttcctcagctccatGTTTCAAG GCCCACTGCTGActccccagacactgctggcacGCCTGTTG GTGGTGGCAGGGAGCCCGTTTGCAGGCAGTGAACTCCAAGCCGCTGCCTTGCGACTCATGCAGAACCTCCACAGCAAGATCCACAGGGCTGTGGGGGCCATGTGGGCCGCTGAgatccccctgctgctgcagtgcctggaaG GGAAAGATGAGAGCTTCCCGGACTCTGCCGAGTGGGAGCAGCGTCTACTAAAG TTCCTGAGGGCATCATTGGACACCTTGGAGGATGAGGCCTGGACCAAGGGCTTGAGCTGCGAGCTGAGCcggtggctgagcagctctcccagcagctctggagagaAG TCCTTCCTGtacaaggctctggggacagtgctgggagccTGTAAGGAAGTCCTCCACATCCAAGAGAAGCTTCTGCAACACCTGGAGGGAGCAAACGCGGAGGAGCCATCTGAGGCCCAG ggaatgatctctcttctcagccatgctgctgagagcaacTTCCACACAGCCCTGGACACACTCACCATGTTTGCGTCCAGGCTGTGCAAAGGCCAAAACGGGAGGATTTCCAGACGCAAGAAG atggagctggacagcagaagagctcaggcCACACGCAGCGCTCTCATCCTCGCCCATGGCAGCTTGGCGCTGCGTGCCTCCAAGGAACAGCTGCTTGCCCGCCTGGAGGGAGACATCGTGGgcaacatcctgctgctctacagctgcagctgccgg GACCTGCAGAACACGCTTgcgctgctgcagagcatcactgacttcagctctgccttccaagcTGTGGGTGACTCTGCCTGCTTCAACCCCTCCTTGAAGggcaagctgctggagatcctgACG gagctgctgaagaaGTATTACTTGGGCACCCCTGTATCCCCAGTGCCCCTCAAGGTGGTTCTGGCCCTGGAGCAGTTGAG CAAGCTGAAGCCCTCTTTAGCAACCAAGGACATGTGTGACATCCTGATTCTGTGCTGCAAGACTGTTGTGTTGCACCCTTCAGCGGAGATGATGCTGAAGATCAGGaagtcacagcaagcagctcagtacCTGCAG cttctgcagacATCACTGAAAGCTCTGGGCCGGCTCATGGTGGTCCTGCTCGACACAGAGACCAGTGGCTTCTTCCAGAACATAGTCCAT AGATCAATGTCATCAGACAACATGTGGGAGCGCAAGAGGGCCCTGCagatctgctcccagctgctggctgcctgtgAAGAGCTTCGA agaggagatgccTGCAAGCACTTTGGCTCCTTGGTGGGATTGCTGGCGCCTCTGACGTGTGACCCCATGCCCACATCCCGCCAGCTGGCTGTCACCTGCCTGAGCTCCCTTCTCCGAATCCAAG ccaaGGCGACCAATGGAGGCATCGAGACGGGAGACATCGGGAGCCTGTGTGAGGGGCTGAATGACTGCAGCACCGTCTGTCAGCTCCGGACCTCTTCCAAAATTGCACGG aTTGTGTACAGGAACTTCCCCCTGGAACACACCATTGACTTCATGATGGCCATCAAGGACACCTTCCAGAAGGCCAAAGGAATGCGTgtgcgtgctgctgggaggtggatGATCACCTTTCTGCACATGTATGGAGAGGACATCTGTCGGGAC GTGCCACTGATCACCTACATCCTGCGCAGCTGCATGTCGTCCCCGCAGCGGAGCATGTTCACGCCATTCCTGTCCCAGGCGCTGGTCATCCTCATCCGCTGTCACGCAGATGTCACTATCAACAGCTTCTTTCCGGCTGCTTTGAGCCCACAGACAG tgAGACATGAAGGAGAATAA